The Mercenaria mercenaria strain notata chromosome 1, MADL_Memer_1, whole genome shotgun sequence nucleotide sequence CTGTATGCATTGTTTATGAATATATGCACGCATCACAATTgtgatttgtttatttaaaaaaaaactgaagtaaTGCTATTAACTACACCAGCTATgcaattcaatataaatattttattttaaatatttgagcAAAAACATAATTTCTGTATGTCAAACAATAATACGACATACTTATGAGTTTATCATAGTCAATCCCTGTTGCAGATTTGCTGGCTACATGCCAAGGATCAACGAAATCCTCATCACTAGAACTATCTTCAGGTAATTCAGTCTCCCcacttttcattttgttttaaattattttataactgACACAAAAGTTAAACTCTTTATCAAAAGAAATTTCCTTGTGAAATTGCTTATTCCGTCTTTGAGACAGTACATAACTACGTAACATAGGTAAAATAACACGTTTATGTATAACAATTACAGTCATGCTTACTgacatttctttaaagtaaaaaaactaaaataactaTAACAAACATTACTTTCACAATGCAGTTCAAGGAATTATTACATAAACACTTTTTCtagaagaaaatattataaatcaaTAGATTAAGGCCATGTTTATCATTTAAGCAATGACCTGTTATTTTATAATGAATGTTTTGAGGCTAGACAAGGTAAATACATTATTATTGGTAATATTATCAGGTGCATTATTGCAAGGACACTTGAAATCTTATACATTGGCAAATCATAATTGCCGTATTTATTGTACCTGTGTATGGTAAGTCACTGAGGAGTAACATTGAGTATTAACCGCCTCGTGCCCGCTTAAGGGAGTTACGCGATCTTCAATGTCATGACATCACAATATTAGCCAATGATTGATATGTATCTTAATTGAGATTTGTGTATGTCTGTGTGTTTAAGGCGGGGCTACAAATAAGGAACACCCACTTTCTCTCTATGCTACTGAATCACGCCTCTCGGTAAAATTGTTAGTCTTTCATGATTTTAAAATCCACCTTTTTATCAGAAAAAGCAGACCAGCCTAACTTTAACTGAGTGTACAATATGTGTAAACAGTGATATTAAAAGCATGTAATCACATCATTTTACTAAAACGATCCAAACACTTATCAAATActtgacaaagttttattttgttttaaaagaaacctGAACGATACGTTTATTGCGACGAACTAAAAATTGGCTGTCGTTGAACATTGCTGAATAGTTTTAGTGACATTTATTTTGGCAAGATTTATTAAAAGTTTACTGCGCGTCTATTTTGATTTGTACAGCAAAAAACGTAAAGTGTTATGCAATAAGAGCAAGAGCGTCATGGCGGTCCTCGGCCGCTCATCTGACCATGACTGTTTATCCTttaatataaagcataaaaaacTTTATCATGAAAGGACACAATTCTATCAAGAACGAAACCAGATCAAAAAGGTTTCTTTTAGAATCATTTAAAGTATTCAATGTCATTTCCAATGTTAACCATTATCTTTTATTTGACCGAGAGACCTGGATGCCAAGGTGACCCAATACGGAAAAGTCATTAGAATTCATTTAAGCTAAAGAATTGGCCCTTAGCATGATGATACGGTTttatatgatttgacctagtgtcttagtttttgacattatattatgaagttttattGTTGTCATCAAGACCAAATTCGGAGCACTTACAATGCTTTCAAGATTTTAGTTCcatataaatcattttcaaaatttacctaAGTATATATGATAAGGACAAAGGTTCTGACTATGTTTCTTACAAATAAGGCAGACAATTTGGCTTTTTGAGTGTTTACAAGGTTTCTCTACGATTTTACCTAGTGAACCTATTTTGACTGTGTTTTAGATgaagacagacattctgaccgAATAGTATCTTGAAGATCAGGTAAAATATGGCTTCTTTATTGTTGATTTCCTCAATTTGGATGGGGATGTGCCCCGACATCTAATagaatatatatttctcagttaatttggtttgccagagcgtgtagtcatgttgaggctttcaatgaacgtaatctacgTTTAAGTAAGGCTAAGTTTTATAAAtaacgtaaatattttgctaaattttactatcgttattcagattttgttttaagCTTAATATCAATTAGAAGACAATTCTATGAGAAGAAACTTCGTACGATTTTGAGTCAAGGTAATTTTCCAGCTGTATTTGGACGCTACGCTTTTCCCTTAgaaattaatatgaaaacaacACTGAAACTGTTTTCTCTTAATCATAATGTTTCTATCTGAGCATGATGTATGTCTCTCTAACTTTACAGCCTTGTTTCGTTTCGGCATTTTCAAATTATCAGACCAAATGTGTtttatattgaaaagaaataCCTTTTCAGACATTGCATACCTATTTATATCTTCGTTACAATATGCAAATATTTCctaaatgtagaaataattgttttcatataGTTCAGTTTTATATGACAGTATCGTATGATTTgactaaacattgaaaatgtgttTATAAAAGAACAGATACAGCAGGGTCATTGACTATGCCTTTGATGAAGGAATTcgagacatttttgtttacttatcaTACGGGCATGGTGTATGTGTCTTCCAATTTaaggtaaagttttttttattgcaaCTAACCAATACTAATGACTGTTAAAATAGGTCTAAATAGCAATGTGTTTGAATAAACCATTCTTCCTATTATTGTTATATTGTGTATAGTCAGCTAAGACAAGTGTAATATTGTATGTCTATACACGCATTGTTATGTACTCATTCGACAAAATCTTTTAGTTAGCACTTCGGATTTTGTCTCAGTCTTTTAATTGATTGCTCACTatcattctttttgttttttcattttttgaaataaaatgaaaatagtttgTTATGAATGTATTTCATTGAGAAACAATTTCTTATGATTATGTTTAGTTATATTAGGTCGTAAAGTGAATAAACACATTCTATATTTCAGACAGATCATATCATCATTGTAAAATATTACGTGTCTTGGTTAAAATGCgcgaaatgtatttatttcactcAATCGCATATGTGTTTGCGGTTCCGCCCGTCCATAGCATGCATGCTTTTATTGTTAATATTCTAATATATATCCAGATATTGCAAAATGTTtcacaaaaataacaagaaactTTCACAGCAAACCAATGTTTATTTGACTCTATGTATGACAGAACATATTGAACAATTATAACATAATTTCATTGTAACAAAATCTATGCAAAcatgtttgtacatattttatcCATGCTGTAACTATGAACATCTAAAACgtttaatgcaataaaacaaTTGTTACATTTTCAACAAGTAACCTTCGAGCTGAAAAAACCCAAACATCAATAGTTTAAAACGTTTTAGTGTTTGTATTTTTCCCTGCAGCTAGATACAGTTTACAACTTTTCAGAATGGCTGCATGTGTCTATTGTATTTGATACCTACGTTATTTTCAAACCTGAAACCTTTATTATTGAAATACTGAATAAATCGAGACAGCaacttgtttttataataaaaatttattgcGAAATCTGAAGCGTTTAAGCCGGTTTAATTAACACAGTTAAGATATAGTGTTTCTGCTATTTGTACACATCAGCACCTGACATATATGTTATCTAGCCACAGACATGACATTGAGATAGCCACAAATAGAAAGATTGTATATACAATAACTAGACAAAACATGGTGTATTAAAATGCTTAGTGCTCAGAGATACTCCTTTTTTGAAAGCAACGTATATcaaatgtattaatatttttgtgtcatttttcaaGAAACTCATGTACCGATACGAACTGGAATTGATTATCTTTGAATATTGCTATATCCCTATAACTAATGAAAGAGTTCTCGTTGGGAGTTTATAGTACGCCCATAAAAATGTTGAACTGACAGTGCCATGAACTTATTGTctaaaacacaataaaaacaaacattagaCGTAATCATTAATAAGCAGTTGTATCGTTTGGTGCCATCTCCTAGTGGGGCGTGGGTGCGGAACAAAGAAATGGCTCAGTCAAACCgaccctgcaacattttcgtttatgtcgtatTTGTTGATCTGTGGTGTTCCACATTTACCTATTTTCAAGTATTGGTATTTCATTGTGTTAAGTAATTTTAAAGCTTTATCAACGTTTCACCATGGCAATTTTACTAACtcaagaaatgtttttttacGGTAGAGGTCCCTAGCAAGTCTTTTTTTCTCTTATGTTTAATCTGTATTTTAATTGTAGCAATGCctcaaaaatatgaattttacatTATAACAGTCATATAATCTTTTAAACCTGTAATATACTTTAACGTTAAAGCTCAAAAACacactttaaaacaaaacaaatgctaATATATTACTTTTAAGCACAAAACCAAATATTGGaatttataaatagatacatTTCACGTTATTGATGAAATGCTCGATTGATCTCAAGTCTCTATGTTTTTAGATATATGACCCAATTTTGATGTACTCCTTCTATTTTCCGGTAGGTTTTATCAAGTGTTACATATCGGTCATGAAAATTGTCAGGGTTAACTCTGCAAGAGACAAAGTGTCAGTTTAAAGAGAAACAtacaaaatacagatattttctaAGTTAAGCTCTGAATGGAGTTCTTGTACGTAATATATcgtcataatattttttttgaaacttttcatCCCTGAATATCTATCATGTGTCTCATATATCATATGTATCAAACCATTTGATGTTTTCTATACGATATGAAGATATAGTTAGCCGGTTAGATAGGATAAGAGCATATGGGCAAGTCAATACGAGTTTTCATATTATACAACAAACTAACATGTATTGTAGTCAGATATCATAACTACACAGGCATTGAAACGATGAGTGTCATATTAGACCTTTATAAAGACGAAAACCGCAACtcagaataaatataaaataatccgTAATGAAACGGTTTCCACACAGTTTATACATTTATGGAGATAGTACCTTAAATATAACAAAAGCAAGGAGATTGATTTGCAAGTTCATCAAATTACCAAAGTATATGACATACTTGTATTATTGAAAGTTTTCATATTAAAAAGTGAGTTTTAAAGATAACTGTGTTGTTGTATGTGTGATTGAAATTGATAGACAaagcaaaatttaacaaaaatgataTAGAGCTATCCATTGAAGAATCATATACCCTGACACCACTAAAGCAAACGTGCCTGTGATTAGTGATTGTATTAATTGAAACAATAATAAAGTAAGATTTCACTTACACTAACTTTGCATTTAGCAAAATGTCTCAATCTATGAACAAATATTTAAGCGCATCACAAGATGaattagtaaaattgatattatattgatCTCTGATCCTCTGCTTACAtgctaaaaagaaaacaagaaaatacaCATCACCACAAGCAAAGAAAACGTAAATTGCTGACAATTTGTCAGCGCTCTTGAGTAAATGTTATTGTATCACACATGGGTCATTTATTATGTATTCATGTGACTTTCAGACGTCACACTTTTGGGGTTGCCATCCCAGTGGAAATCATCAAGCAGTGGTTGCTGATCATGGGAACCAGCAATGCATTTCTCTATTTTACTGTTTGGAAGCTTGAACAGCGATTCTGTGAATGAGATGCTTGAGAAGTTCCTTGGTAACAGTGCGGTCTTGGTACTCTTACTCTTCTCAACATCGTCAACTTGAATGGTTACAATACATTCATTGGGGTTTTGATTTGCTGAAAGCATGTTGCTAACGCGTTGCTTCTGTGTACCAAGAATAtctgaaaaaatgaaacatttactaTATGATTACACAACAATGTATTTGTAAGCGACTCTTTAAATTAAACAGTAAGATCCAGCTATGATATATTGAATATCTACAACCCTTAATAAGTTCCATTTTAAGGTTTAATTCTTCCTGGTTTTCCTATATTTTGTTAGGACTTTGAATATTGTATTATTtagaatgaaaaatatcaaatcattCTATTTGCACAATAAAAGTGGGCCTTAACTTCGACAAGattatgtacatgttttagttttattcataaaAACTCAAAAAAATACGTATTGCAAATGTTTCCAGCATGTAACTCGATGGATATACAGAATGTAACGATGACAAAAACATGTACATCGTCTTAAAAGGGGAACAATCATTTGGTAAATGGCAGTCTCTAATGACAAAACTTCGCAAGAAAAATCTGCTAAAACAATGATAAACTTCATTTTGTGCAATTCTGGCACtcggacattattgcaaatggtTCAATATGTAAAACGTGATAAGGCGTAGTTCCTCTATATGTTCGTTTTCCTGAATTCATGAAAACATAGAGCATGGCAAGTAGGTGGCACTTATTTCGAGTTTGGTGTTTATGTGCGCTTTAGTTTAATTGTAGAACAACGCTTCCTTCACACGAAATGGGGAAATATTTGAGGCCTATATATTTATCTGcatgaaatgaataaatatttaatttgtacTAATAAGACAATTGCATGTACCTCTACTTCTCTTACGTCCATTCATGATATACCAGCAACATACACTGATCAAAAGTACCAAAACAAGCAGTACTACACCGCCCCTGCAACACAATCATTAATTATTTAACAAAGGAAGagatataacaaatattgacctCCATTTCTTTGTAACAGGTGTACGATATTGTTAACACTGTGAACCTTAATTTTGCTTGTCTTTAGAAAAGAACGGATTCGTCTCATACACAGTGTTTTCAGGTCATTCGCAAAATTATAGCACTAACAGTAAAGCAGACATAGATTTGTCAGTGACAGTACACTATTAATCCTGTAATTTACCCTATACCAACCATAAACTTTCCGTTTTAAGGAATCTTTGGTTCATGCAATTTGAAAGTTACACTAAGTTTAAATTGTGAACTACTATCAACATTTATCAAAACGAACCAGATGAGATATGTATCCAAGTTCTCATCGTCGCAGCATCGCGACCCGCAACATTTTTGTATGGCTCTACATCTGAAataatttatgcatttttattatatatttttcctgTACAAATCATAGATTTCTGCATGGAAGAAATTCAATTCAGCATCATTTACAGGTTCTGGTGTGTTTAACAATTGATATTGGTCATAGATGCGCTAATATAAATTCTAAAATGTATACTTACTGGAACTGTTTTTCTGTGTACAAATCTAGATAAGTACATGTtatctgaaatataaataattatcatTGTTATAAGCACATTTAAAATCCGGTGTACAAAATAACTTTGCAAACAAAACAGTGATAAGGTAATTACGGAGTTTTATTCGACTGAAACCTGCACAGTAATCAGATATTATGCACATAAAGCGAACGGTTAAAATACATATGTACATAATGTGAATTATTAtaataagaatattttatatCAGTTATTTACTTCATAATCTTTGAAAAGATTCTTCTTAAGCAAGCATAGACTGCAACCGAGAAAATAACAGTACCCCCGGTTTGACCGAGTCTGAATAATGCGAAAGAAATGGAAAATG carries:
- the LOC123544844 gene encoding uncharacterized protein LOC123544844 isoform X1 codes for the protein MDKINSPGTPKITCTYLDLYTEKQFQCRAIQKCCGSRCCDDENLDTYLIWGGVVLLVLVLLISVCCWYIMNGRKRSRDILGTQKQRVSNMLSANQNPNECIVTIQVDDVEKSKSTKTALLPRNFSSISFTESLFKLPNSKIEKCIAGSHDQQPLLDDFHWDGNPKSVTSESHMNT
- the LOC123544844 gene encoding uncharacterized protein LOC123544844 isoform X2; the encoded protein is MDKINSPGTPKITCTYLDLYTEKQFQGGVVLLVLVLLISVCCWYIMNGRKRSRDILGTQKQRVSNMLSANQNPNECIVTIQVDDVEKSKSTKTALLPRNFSSISFTESLFKLPNSKIEKCIAGSHDQQPLLDDFHWDGNPKSVTSESHMNT